In Nematostella vectensis chromosome 11, jaNemVect1.1, whole genome shotgun sequence, a genomic segment contains:
- the LOC5511789 gene encoding 60S acidic ribosomal protein P1 isoform X2, with protein MASTSELACVYSALILHDDDVAITADKIETLVKAAKINVEPFWPGLFAKALQGHNIADLILSAGAPGAGGAVAAAPAAGGEAKAEEKKEEAKKEESEEESDDDMGFGLFD; from the exons ATGGCATCTACATCTGAGCTTGCTTGCGTCTACAGCGCTCTTATTTTACACGACGACGATGTCGCTATAACC GCTGACAAGATTGAGACCCTCGTCAAGGCAGCTAAGATCAATGTTGAGCCATTCTGGCCCGGCCTTTTTGCCAAAGCGTTGCAGGGCCACAACATTGCAGACCTGATCCTTAGCGCAGGTGCCCCAGGCGCTGGAGGTGCTGTCGCTGCCGCCCCTGCGGCTGGTGGTGAGGCCAAGGCTGAGGAGAAGAAGGAGGAGGCCAAGAAGGAGGAGTCGGAAGAGGAATCTGACGACGACATGGGCTTTG GTCTCTTCGATTAA
- the LOC5511789 gene encoding 60S acidic ribosomal protein P1 isoform X1 yields the protein MASTSELACVYSALILHDDDVAITADKIETLVKAAKINVEPFWPGLFAKALQGHNIADLILSAGAPGAGGAVAAAPAAGGEAKAEEKKEEAKKEESEEESDDDMGFGKSDSKSGVMSHISYY from the exons ATGGCATCTACATCTGAGCTTGCTTGCGTCTACAGCGCTCTTATTTTACACGACGACGATGTCGCTATAACC GCTGACAAGATTGAGACCCTCGTCAAGGCAGCTAAGATCAATGTTGAGCCATTCTGGCCCGGCCTTTTTGCCAAAGCGTTGCAGGGCCACAACATTGCAGACCTGATCCTTAGCGCAGGTGCCCCAGGCGCTGGAGGTGCTGTCGCTGCCGCCCCTGCGGCTGGTGGTGAGGCCAAGGCTGAGGAGAAGAAGGAGGAGGCCAAGAAGGAGGAGTCGGAAGAGGAATCTGACGACGACATGGGCTTTGGTAAGAGTGATTCTAAAAGTGGTGTGATGAGCCACATATCGTATTATTAG